One window of the Chryseobacterium sp. CY350 genome contains the following:
- a CDS encoding dicarboxylate/amino acid:cation symporter, producing MKAKKFYQQLYFQVIIAIIAGILLGKFYPEIGEKMKPLGDGFIKLVKMIIAPVIFITLTLGIAHMTDLKKVGRIAVKAMIYFFTFSTLALIIGLIVGNLLHPGSGLNIDPASLSGDVSQYQQKAHDTTLTGFMMNIIPETLFSPLVGDNILQVLLVAILMGVALVLTKEKSRKVTDFLQDLATPIFKIVHMLMKLAPIGAFGAMAFTIGKYGLASVLNLIFLVGTFYITSALFVVLVLGAVALYNGFNIFKLMYYLKEELLLVLGTSSSESALPGIMEKLEKAGCSKAIVGLVVPTGYSFNLDGTNIYMTLASLFIAQALNIDLSLEKQLMLLLVAMLSSKGAAGVTGAGFVTLAATLAVVPEIPIAGMTLILGIDKFMSECRALTNVIGNSVATVVVANWEKQLDKGQLRYALAHPNEVEKKLEV from the coding sequence TTGAAAGCAAAAAAATTCTATCAGCAACTTTACTTTCAGGTAATTATTGCCATTATTGCAGGAATTCTCTTAGGAAAATTTTATCCCGAAATAGGTGAAAAAATGAAACCTCTTGGTGACGGATTCATTAAATTAGTAAAAATGATCATTGCTCCGGTCATTTTCATCACCCTGACTTTAGGAATTGCTCACATGACCGATCTGAAAAAAGTAGGAAGAATTGCCGTGAAAGCAATGATCTACTTTTTTACATTTTCTACTCTGGCTTTGATCATCGGATTAATTGTGGGAAATCTTTTACATCCCGGATCCGGACTCAATATTGATCCCGCAAGTTTGTCGGGCGACGTTTCCCAATATCAGCAGAAAGCTCATGACACTACTCTTACGGGGTTTATGATGAATATTATTCCCGAAACTTTATTTAGTCCGTTGGTTGGTGATAATATTCTTCAGGTTCTCTTGGTTGCAATACTTATGGGTGTTGCATTGGTTTTAACCAAAGAAAAAAGCCGAAAGGTCACAGATTTTTTGCAGGATCTGGCAACACCTATTTTCAAAATTGTACATATGCTGATGAAGCTTGCTCCCATCGGTGCTTTCGGGGCGATGGCTTTCACGATCGGAAAATACGGATTGGCTTCTGTATTAAATTTAATTTTCCTCGTAGGAACATTCTACATCACTTCTGCCCTGTTTGTCGTTCTTGTTTTAGGAGCAGTTGCGTTGTACAATGGTTTTAATATTTTCAAACTGATGTATTATCTGAAGGAAGAACTTCTTCTGGTTTTAGGAACAAGTTCCTCAGAATCTGCACTTCCGGGAATTATGGAAAAGCTGGAAAAAGCAGGCTGTTCCAAAGCAATTGTAGGATTAGTAGTTCCCACAGGCTATTCTTTTAACCTCGATGGAACCAATATTTACATGACTTTGGCTTCATTATTTATCGCACAGGCTTTGAATATTGATCTTTCCCTTGAAAAACAATTGATGTTACTTTTAGTTGCAATGCTGAGTTCAAAAGGTGCTGCCGGAGTTACCGGAGCTGGATTTGTTACTTTAGCTGCAACATTGGCAGTAGTTCCGGAAATTCCGATTGCCGGAATGACTTTGATTCTGGGAATAGATAAATTTATGAGTGAATGTCGCGCTTTAACCAATGTTATTGGAAATTCTGTGGCTACTGTAGTGGTTGCAAACTGGGAAAAACAGTTGGATAAGGGTCAGTTGCGATATGCTTTGGCTCATCCAAATGAAGTCGAAAAGAAGTTGGAAGTTTGA
- the ggt gene encoding gamma-glutamyltransferase codes for MKKILIAITLLTTYGTYFSQFVSFNIVKEVKVKNKGVVVSAHPLASEAGAKILKMGGNAYDAIVATQYALAVVYPQAGNIGGGGFLVGVQNNGEAFTIDYRETAPRKASRDMYLDKKGNANTDLSQNGRLAVGIPGSVAGFFATLKYCKLPMNQLIQPAIELAEKGFAITEQEANLLNSSKEYFQKHNKTSNAFVKNESWKSGDILIQKELAETLKLIQKAGLKGFYEGKTAELLVAEMKKGNGIITLEDLKNYKVAERKALEFDYKGNQIVSMPLPSSGGILLAQMLKMSGFENLEKYQHNSTPAVQIMVEAERRAFADRAEYMGDPDFIQDKTSYLTSEEYLKNRWKTFSFNKATLSSEVGKIIQQPKESKETTHISVIDKEGNAAAVTTTLNGLYGSKVVVSGAGFFLNNEMDDFSVKPGVPNMFGAVGGEANAIQPHKRMLSSMTPTIVMKNRKPYMIVGTPGGTTIPTSVYQSIVDVVDFKLNANTSVNSPKFHHQWLPETVAFEKNFPETTIMDLEKLGYKGERWGQLGRTEMILIDDNGNIHAVADGRGDDSVAVE; via the coding sequence ATGAAAAAAATACTTATAGCAATCACTTTACTGACAACGTACGGAACCTATTTTAGCCAATTTGTGTCGTTCAATATTGTGAAAGAAGTCAAAGTTAAAAACAAAGGCGTGGTGGTTTCTGCACATCCTCTCGCCAGTGAAGCTGGTGCAAAAATTCTAAAAATGGGAGGAAATGCTTATGACGCAATTGTCGCAACACAGTACGCCCTAGCTGTAGTTTATCCACAAGCGGGAAACATCGGTGGTGGTGGTTTTTTGGTTGGAGTACAAAATAACGGTGAAGCATTTACCATAGATTATCGCGAAACGGCTCCCAGAAAGGCTTCAAGAGATATGTATCTCGACAAAAAAGGAAATGCAAATACAGATTTATCTCAAAACGGTCGTCTAGCCGTTGGAATCCCCGGAAGTGTGGCAGGTTTTTTTGCTACTTTAAAATATTGTAAACTTCCTATGAATCAATTGATTCAGCCTGCAATTGAGTTGGCAGAAAAGGGTTTTGCAATTACCGAGCAGGAAGCCAATTTACTCAATTCAAGCAAAGAATATTTCCAAAAACATAATAAAACGTCAAATGCTTTTGTGAAAAATGAAAGCTGGAAATCAGGAGATATTTTGATCCAAAAAGAATTGGCTGAAACTTTAAAACTGATTCAAAAAGCAGGTTTAAAAGGATTTTATGAAGGGAAAACGGCAGAACTTTTGGTTGCCGAAATGAAAAAAGGAAACGGAATCATCACTTTGGAAGACCTTAAAAACTACAAGGTTGCCGAAAGAAAAGCTCTCGAATTTGATTATAAAGGAAACCAGATCGTCTCAATGCCTTTACCGTCAAGCGGCGGAATTCTTTTAGCTCAAATGCTGAAAATGTCGGGTTTTGAAAATTTAGAAAAATATCAGCACAACTCTACTCCGGCAGTTCAGATTATGGTGGAAGCCGAAAGAAGAGCTTTCGCAGACAGAGCAGAATACATGGGCGATCCGGATTTTATTCAGGATAAAACTTCTTACCTGACTTCCGAAGAATACTTAAAGAACAGATGGAAAACTTTTAGTTTTAACAAAGCTACTCTAAGTTCGGAAGTAGGAAAAATCATTCAGCAACCGAAAGAATCTAAAGAAACCACTCATATTTCGGTGATCGACAAAGAAGGAAATGCAGCAGCAGTGACCACAACTTTAAATGGTTTGTACGGAAGCAAAGTTGTCGTTTCGGGTGCCGGTTTCTTTCTGAATAACGAAATGGATGATTTCTCTGTAAAACCTGGCGTTCCGAATATGTTTGGGGCGGTAGGCGGTGAGGCAAATGCTATTCAGCCACATAAAAGAATGCTTTCTTCAATGACTCCCACAATCGTTATGAAAAACAGAAAACCGTATATGATCGTAGGAACTCCGGGTGGCACCACGATCCCGACTTCTGTGTATCAGTCGATTGTAGATGTGGTAGATTTTAAACTCAATGCCAATACTTCGGTAAATTCTCCGAAATTTCACCATCAGTGGTTGCCCGAAACCGTAGCATTTGAAAAAAACTTCCCCGAAACTACCATTATGGATCTTGAAAAACTCGGCTATAAAGGCGAAAGATGGGGACAGCTTGGGAGAACCGAAATGATTTTAATTGATGATAACGGAAACATTCATGCCGTTGCAGACGGTCGTGGTGACGATTCTGTGGCAGTAGAATGA
- a CDS encoding TonB-dependent receptor plug domain-containing protein, producing MKKNYQKIISLGVLLSISVGLSAQTNDSLRVKTVEEVKITVGSRNKNRVATDTAVPVDVINISAQGVLSPQTDLNQILNFAAPSFTSNTATVADGTDHIDPAQLRGLGPDQVLVLLNGKRRHTSSLVNINGTPGRGSVGTDLNAIPAFAIDRLEVLRDGASAQYGSDAIAGVINVAMKRATNQLTAAITAGSFNSQGANDHIGGWDGGKYQVDLNYGAKLGEKGFINFTGSLMTRDDTQRAKPRTGTIFNAYNSIEQRALENGVNISSLFSNIGNTPNTTQIVDYIHQYATGVNYFSSAQQTAIQSANTIAGLQTALNFDVTDNELAYRGLNREDFNMRVGQSKLKSGQLYVNSEFDLGSNITGYAFGGYSYRNGNAAGFYRLPNQSRTATSIYPNGFLPEIGSDVIDLSFASGLKGKLGRFNYDVSNTFGKNSFDYAIKNTANASMPYPSKTEFDAGALAFSQNTINADFDTKIDVLKGLNLAFGGEGRFENFKISAGEEASYALYDINGNIQTPLSPADLKPTDFYGATRPGGSQVFPGFRPENAINKGRNSFALYSDNELDVTDKWLLSVALRFENYSDFGSTFNYKFATRYKITDNINVRGALSTGFRAPSLHQIYFNSTSTQFVGGSAFEVGTFSNDSKIADMLGIDKLKQEKSSSYSAGFAAKIPSAKLAITVDGYYIRINDRIVLTDQFSRPGGTPSSGSPNAVLNGLFDQANANAATFFANAIDTQTKGIEAVISHKASFSDVKLNSDFSLTVSKTNSVGEIHSSDVLQNAGQVNRYYSEASRVYLEEAIPRFKSSLINTLEFSKLSFMMKNVYFGKVTDPNTVDVNGNGQIDAIVVNGQAVENEHPVWGAKVITDFSIAYKFTKQVSLTIGANNIFDIYPDLNYGPVAAKRPTGIDANGNVVYGTATSTVDLSNANQFVYSRNVSQFGMNGRFLFARINMNF from the coding sequence ATGAAAAAAAACTACCAGAAAATTATTTCTTTAGGTGTGCTATTGTCTATTTCAGTAGGATTAAGCGCTCAAACAAATGATTCTTTAAGAGTCAAGACAGTAGAAGAGGTTAAAATTACTGTCGGCTCCAGAAATAAAAACAGAGTTGCAACCGACACAGCAGTTCCTGTAGATGTTATTAATATTTCTGCACAAGGAGTTTTGAGTCCGCAAACAGATTTAAATCAGATTTTAAATTTTGCAGCTCCCTCTTTCACCTCTAATACAGCTACTGTTGCTGATGGGACTGATCATATCGATCCTGCACAATTACGAGGTTTAGGTCCAGATCAGGTTTTGGTTTTATTAAACGGAAAAAGAAGACATACTTCTTCTTTAGTAAATATTAATGGAACGCCAGGAAGAGGATCTGTAGGAACAGACTTAAATGCAATTCCTGCTTTTGCAATTGATAGATTAGAGGTTTTACGAGATGGTGCTTCAGCACAGTATGGTTCTGATGCTATTGCAGGAGTAATAAATGTTGCCATGAAAAGAGCAACCAATCAATTAACTGCTGCAATTACGGCCGGAAGTTTTAATTCCCAAGGAGCAAATGATCACATCGGAGGTTGGGACGGTGGCAAGTATCAAGTCGATTTAAATTATGGAGCAAAATTGGGTGAGAAAGGCTTTATTAATTTTACAGGAAGCCTAATGACTCGTGACGATACCCAACGTGCTAAACCTAGAACAGGTACTATTTTTAATGCTTATAATTCTATAGAACAGCGTGCATTAGAAAATGGCGTCAATATTTCTTCGCTTTTTTCTAATATTGGAAATACCCCAAACACGACTCAAATTGTAGATTATATTCATCAATATGCAACGGGTGTTAATTATTTTAGTAGCGCACAGCAAACGGCTATACAATCTGCAAATACAATTGCAGGTTTGCAAACTGCCCTTAATTTTGATGTAACAGATAACGAATTGGCTTACAGAGGTCTGAATCGTGAAGATTTTAACATGAGAGTTGGCCAATCTAAATTAAAATCCGGACAGTTGTATGTAAATTCAGAATTTGACTTGGGGAGTAATATAACAGGTTATGCTTTTGGTGGTTACTCATACAGAAACGGAAATGCCGCGGGATTTTACAGATTGCCAAACCAGAGTAGAACGGCAACCTCTATCTATCCAAATGGGTTTTTACCGGAAATTGGTTCGGATGTGATTGATCTTTCTTTTGCCTCAGGATTAAAAGGGAAATTAGGAAGATTCAACTATGATGTAAGCAATACATTTGGGAAGAATTCTTTTGATTACGCAATAAAAAATACGGCCAATGCAAGTATGCCTTATCCTAGCAAAACAGAGTTTGATGCAGGGGCTTTAGCTTTTTCGCAGAATACAATCAATGCGGATTTTGATACTAAAATTGATGTTTTAAAAGGTTTAAACTTAGCGTTTGGAGGAGAAGGAAGATTTGAGAATTTTAAAATTTCCGCAGGAGAAGAAGCATCGTATGCGTTGTATGATATAAACGGCAATATCCAAACTCCATTAAGTCCAGCAGACCTGAAACCTACTGATTTTTATGGCGCAACAAGACCAGGAGGTTCACAAGTCTTCCCGGGTTTCAGGCCAGAAAATGCAATTAACAAAGGCAGGAATTCTTTCGCACTGTATTCTGATAATGAATTGGATGTTACAGACAAATGGTTGCTAAGTGTTGCATTGAGGTTCGAAAATTATTCAGATTTTGGCTCGACCTTTAATTACAAATTCGCTACACGCTACAAAATTACAGACAATATTAACGTGAGAGGTGCATTATCCACAGGTTTCAGAGCGCCTTCTTTACACCAAATTTATTTTAATTCTACTTCTACACAATTTGTGGGTGGCAGTGCTTTTGAGGTGGGTACATTTTCTAATGATTCTAAGATTGCGGACATGTTAGGAATCGATAAATTAAAACAAGAAAAATCTTCTAGTTATTCTGCGGGATTTGCTGCAAAAATTCCTAGTGCGAAATTAGCTATAACAGTTGATGGATATTATATCAGAATTAATGATCGTATCGTTCTTACCGATCAATTTTCCAGACCGGGAGGTACTCCTTCTTCAGGAAGCCCGAATGCTGTTTTGAATGGATTATTTGATCAGGCAAACGCAAACGCGGCAACGTTTTTTGCCAATGCTATTGATACCCAAACTAAAGGAATTGAAGCGGTGATTTCTCATAAAGCCAGTTTTTCTGATGTAAAGTTGAATAGTGATTTTTCTCTTACTGTTTCAAAAACAAATAGTGTAGGAGAAATTCATTCGTCTGATGTTTTACAAAATGCAGGACAGGTAAATAGATATTATTCAGAAGCAAGCCGGGTTTATTTAGAAGAAGCAATACCAAGATTCAAATCATCATTAATCAATACTTTAGAATTTTCTAAATTGAGTTTTATGATGAAAAATGTATATTTCGGAAAAGTGACAGACCCAAATACGGTAGATGTAAATGGAAACGGGCAAATAGATGCTATCGTAGTAAACGGGCAGGCTGTAGAAAATGAACACCCGGTTTGGGGTGCTAAAGTGATAACAGATTTTTCTATTGCCTACAAATTTACTAAGCAGGTCAGTTTGACAATTGGTGCAAATAATATATTTGATATTTATCCCGATCTAAACTATGGTCCTGTAGCTGCTAAAAGACCTACCGGTATAGATGCAAACGGCAATGTAGTTTATGGCACAGCAACTTCAACTGTAGATTTATCAAATGCCAATCAATTTGTGTATTCTAGAAATGTTTCTCAGTTTGGGATGAATGGCAGGTTTCTTTTTGCAAGAATAAATATGAATTTTTAA
- a CDS encoding NAD-dependent epimerase/dehydratase family protein — protein MEKILITGALGQIGTELTNRLVEIHGAENVVASGLDRWQKDLTSAGYYERMDVTNTQLVRQVIKDYDITTVYHLASLLSGTSEKQPVFAWKLNLEPLLHFCEMAKEGLLKKIFWPSSIAVFGKGIPKNDVAQDVVLNPTTVYGISKMAGEKWCEYYFDKYGVDVRSIRYPGLISWKTPAGGGTTDYAVEIFYEAVEEGKYTSFISEDTAMPMLYMDDAINATLKLMEAPKENLTVRSSYNLGGMSFTPKELAAEIKREIPEFEIDYKPDFRQAIADSWPSSIDDSIAKKDWNLSYDFGISEMSQDMIKNLKVKLDKKNQG, from the coding sequence ATGGAAAAAATTCTCATTACAGGAGCTTTGGGGCAAATTGGCACAGAGCTTACCAACAGACTTGTAGAAATTCACGGAGCCGAAAATGTAGTTGCTTCAGGACTCGACAGATGGCAAAAAGACCTTACTTCTGCAGGATATTACGAAAGAATGGATGTTACCAACACACAATTGGTAAGACAGGTCATTAAAGATTACGATATCACAACAGTTTATCATTTGGCTTCATTATTGTCCGGAACTTCTGAAAAGCAACCGGTTTTTGCATGGAAACTAAATCTGGAGCCGCTTCTTCATTTCTGTGAAATGGCGAAAGAAGGTTTGCTTAAAAAGATTTTCTGGCCCAGCTCGATCGCTGTTTTCGGAAAAGGAATTCCTAAAAATGATGTTGCTCAGGATGTTGTTTTGAATCCTACGACAGTGTACGGAATTTCAAAAATGGCAGGTGAAAAATGGTGCGAATATTATTTTGATAAATATGGTGTTGATGTAAGAAGTATCAGATATCCCGGTTTGATTTCATGGAAAACTCCGGCAGGTGGAGGAACCACAGATTATGCAGTTGAGATTTTTTATGAAGCAGTAGAAGAGGGGAAATATACAAGTTTTATTTCCGAAGATACGGCAATGCCGATGTTGTATATGGATGATGCAATCAACGCAACGCTGAAATTAATGGAAGCTCCTAAAGAAAATCTGACGGTTCGTTCTTCGTATAATTTAGGAGGAATGTCTTTTACTCCAAAAGAATTGGCTGCTGAAATTAAGAGGGAAATTCCGGAATTTGAGATTGATTATAAACCAGATTTCAGACAGGCAATTGCTGATTCCTGGCCATCATCAATCGATGACTCTATCGCTAAAAAAGATTGGAATCTTTCTTATGATTTCGGAATTTCTGAAATGTCTCAAGATATGATTAAGAATCTTAAAGTAAAATTGGACAAAAAGAATCAAGGTTAA
- a CDS encoding polysaccharide deacetylase family protein: MILLTFNLINIESETKNELQISDVERLAITEANTKSVLRILDIHEVKASFFIEISIAEKLKNLIKAISAQGHEIAFYNKNSSSSQIEFTKKWAEDFLEKQIRGIRQKEFKIGETELKLMGFNYISNIDHADILFPFKRLKRDSEITEENGISIVPESISPYSQLPYNDFVFQVLPMKYYQNMLFETLKKDDFVLVYLDTWQFTDVKKYNFKVPFHRSFNCGKKMEDKLEDFLVWINEKELATSRMKDYIF, from the coding sequence ATGATTTTACTGACCTTTAATTTAATCAATATAGAATCTGAAACTAAAAATGAACTTCAGATTTCTGATGTTGAAAGGTTAGCAATCACAGAGGCCAATACTAAATCGGTCTTAAGAATTTTAGATATTCACGAAGTTAAAGCAAGTTTCTTTATTGAAATTTCAATCGCAGAAAAACTAAAAAATTTGATAAAAGCAATTTCTGCTCAAGGGCATGAAATTGCTTTTTACAATAAAAACTCATCATCTTCACAAATTGAGTTTACCAAGAAATGGGCTGAAGATTTTCTTGAAAAACAGATTCGTGGTATTCGTCAAAAGGAATTTAAGATCGGCGAAACAGAATTGAAATTGATGGGATTTAATTATATCTCAAACATCGATCACGCAGATATTCTGTTTCCTTTCAAACGTCTGAAAAGAGATTCGGAGATCACTGAAGAAAACGGAATCAGCATTGTCCCGGAAAGTATCTCGCCTTACAGTCAGCTTCCTTATAATGATTTTGTGTTTCAGGTTTTGCCAATGAAATATTATCAGAATATGCTTTTTGAAACTTTAAAAAAGGACGATTTTGTTTTGGTCTATCTTGATACATGGCAGTTTACCGATGTTAAAAAATACAATTTTAAAGTTCCATTCCACAGAAGTTTTAACTGTGGAAAAAAGATGGAAGACAAACTTGAAGATTTTCTAGTTTGGATTAACGAAAAAGAATTGGCGACTTCGAGAATGAAGGATTATATTTTTTGA
- a CDS encoding metallophosphoesterase → MQKNFLFITAIFLFLEVYIYQAIRTLTDNSWIKIGYCVLSLAIYGFFAYEVSHFQKSDRSTMRAQIMISLFLVFILPKIFIVLFLLIDDIFRAGAYFVGFLKPDENFFPERRKFLSIVGLGLGGVLSALFIDGITFGKYRHKVRRVKVKIKNLPSSFKGYKIIQISDVHSGSFSDPSKLQHAIDLINEQEADLVLFTGDMVNNVSEEFKPFIPLFSKIKAKDGKFAVLGNHDYGDYVTWESPKAKDANLAMLIEYEKQAGFEMLMNENRAIDRNGEKLYILGVENWGLKPFPQFGKIDKALENVPQNAAKILMSHDPTHFDYVVKKHPADISLTLSGHTHGMQFGLDLKNIKWSPVQYRYPKWADLYESEGKMLYVNRGFGVLGYPGRVGVLPEITLLVLS, encoded by the coding sequence ATGCAAAAAAATTTTTTATTTATAACTGCTATCTTCCTGTTTCTCGAAGTCTATATCTATCAGGCAATAAGAACATTAACTGATAATTCGTGGATCAAAATCGGTTATTGCGTCTTGTCTCTGGCCATCTACGGATTCTTTGCTTACGAAGTTTCTCATTTTCAGAAATCAGACAGAAGTACGATGAGAGCACAAATTATGATCTCCTTGTTTTTGGTCTTTATTTTACCTAAAATTTTTATTGTTTTATTCTTATTGATAGACGATATTTTCAGAGCAGGTGCATATTTTGTAGGTTTTTTAAAGCCAGACGAAAACTTTTTTCCGGAAAGAAGAAAATTTTTAAGCATCGTAGGATTAGGTTTGGGCGGAGTTCTTTCTGCACTATTTATTGACGGCATTACTTTCGGAAAATACAGACACAAAGTAAGAAGAGTAAAAGTTAAAATTAAAAATCTTCCAAGTAGTTTTAAAGGATACAAAATCATTCAGATTTCAGACGTTCACAGCGGAAGTTTTTCTGATCCAAGCAAATTGCAACACGCAATTGATTTGATTAATGAACAAGAAGCTGATTTGGTTCTATTTACCGGAGATATGGTAAATAATGTATCTGAAGAATTCAAACCTTTCATCCCTCTTTTCTCTAAAATTAAAGCAAAAGACGGAAAGTTTGCGGTTTTAGGAAACCATGATTACGGTGATTATGTGACGTGGGAATCGCCCAAAGCAAAAGACGCGAATCTTGCAATGCTCATTGAATACGAGAAACAGGCCGGTTTTGAAATGCTGATGAACGAAAACCGCGCAATCGACAGAAATGGAGAAAAATTATACATTCTAGGAGTCGAAAACTGGGGACTGAAGCCTTTTCCGCAATTTGGAAAAATCGATAAAGCGTTAGAAAACGTTCCCCAAAATGCTGCTAAAATTTTAATGAGCCATGACCCTACTCATTTTGATTACGTTGTTAAAAAACACCCTGCAGACATTAGCTTGACACTTTCCGGTCACACACACGGAATGCAGTTTGGTTTAGATTTAAAAAACATCAAATGGTCGCCTGTACAATACCGTTATCCGAAATGGGCAGATTTGTATGAAAGTGAAGGCAAAATGCTTTATGTAAACCGCGGTTTCGGAGTATTGGGATATCCGGGAAGAGTTGGGGTTTTGCCAGAGATTACCTTACTGGTACTTTCGTAG
- a CDS encoding 3-oxoacyl-ACP synthase III family protein: MPNTIIIGSGSYIPSRVIGRNHFLNSEFYTDEGEKIEKPTEEIISKFVEITEIENRRYIGDDTSNSKIGYEASKIALEDAKVDGEDLDYIIYASNFGEVGTNGAANFMPNMAGRVKNHLGIKNKKCITYDMIFGCPGWVEAMILANNLIKAGVAKTILVVGAETLSRVTDPYDRNKMIFADGAGAVVVKATDEENVGIISHNTICDNGPELEYLRNGPSINRDFDDQKLYIRMMGRKIYEYALKNVPSAIKETIDNAGLSIEDIDKILIHQANAKMDYAMIERLHKLYDIKDYDHSISPMTIQEFGNSSVATIPTMFDLIIKGKMQGQTFKEKGNVVMTSVGAGMNINAIVYKFP; the protein is encoded by the coding sequence ATGCCGAATACGATCATAATTGGTTCTGGATCTTACATTCCTAGCAGAGTTATTGGTAGAAATCATTTTCTTAATTCTGAATTCTATACCGATGAAGGCGAAAAAATAGAAAAGCCAACTGAAGAAATCATCTCAAAATTTGTAGAAATTACAGAAATTGAAAACAGAAGATATATTGGCGATGACACCTCAAACTCAAAAATTGGTTATGAAGCTTCGAAAATTGCTTTAGAAGATGCAAAAGTTGACGGCGAAGATTTAGACTACATTATATACGCCAGCAATTTTGGTGAAGTAGGTACCAATGGCGCTGCCAATTTTATGCCGAATATGGCAGGAAGAGTGAAGAATCATCTGGGTATAAAAAATAAAAAATGTATCACTTACGATATGATTTTTGGTTGCCCGGGATGGGTCGAAGCAATGATTTTGGCAAATAATCTTATCAAAGCAGGTGTTGCAAAAACTATTTTGGTTGTTGGCGCAGAAACTTTAAGCCGCGTGACAGACCCGTACGACAGAAACAAAATGATATTTGCCGACGGAGCAGGAGCAGTTGTTGTAAAAGCTACAGATGAAGAAAATGTCGGGATTATTTCTCACAATACAATCTGCGATAACGGCCCGGAATTAGAATACTTACGAAATGGCCCTTCCATCAACAGAGATTTTGACGATCAGAAACTGTATATCAGAATGATGGGCAGAAAAATCTACGAATACGCACTTAAAAACGTACCGTCTGCAATTAAAGAAACCATTGATAACGCCGGTCTTTCTATCGAAGATATCGACAAAATATTAATTCATCAGGCTAATGCAAAGATGGATTATGCCATGATCGAAAGACTTCACAAATTGTATGACATCAAAGATTACGACCATTCAATTTCACCAATGACAATTCAGGAGTTTGGAAATTCTTCTGTTGCAACCATTCCTACCATGTTTGATTTAATAATTAAAGGAAAAATGCAAGGTCAAACGTTTAAAGAAAAAGGAAACGTCGTGATGACTTCTGTAGGTGCCGGAATGAATATTAACGCGATCGTTTACAAATTTCCCTAA
- the ubiE gene encoding bifunctional demethylmenaquinone methyltransferase/2-methoxy-6-polyprenyl-1,4-benzoquinol methylase UbiE — MTNDINKVTPYNSEATKKSQVEDMFDNIAPKYDLLNHALSMKIDVLWRNKMVKMMKEDAPQEVLDVATGTGDLAIAVEKGTNAKVVGLDLSQQMLNVGVIKIKKLKLDGKISMQKGDAENLPFEDNRFDAVSVAFGVRNFENLTKGLAELRRVVKENKSVYILEFSKVEGFLGPFYMFYFKNILPAIGRLVSKDNRAYTYLPDSVNAFPFGEKMRQILLDTGFKKVEYKKLSLGIATIYKATK; from the coding sequence TTGACAAACGATATTAATAAAGTAACTCCCTACAATTCTGAGGCTACCAAAAAAAGCCAGGTAGAGGATATGTTCGACAATATAGCGCCGAAATACGATTTGCTAAACCATGCGTTATCTATGAAAATAGATGTTCTGTGGAGAAATAAAATGGTGAAGATGATGAAGGAAGATGCTCCTCAGGAAGTACTAGATGTGGCTACCGGAACAGGAGATCTTGCGATAGCGGTGGAAAAAGGAACCAATGCTAAAGTAGTTGGTCTCGATCTATCGCAACAAATGTTAAATGTTGGCGTTATTAAAATAAAAAAACTTAAATTAGACGGCAAAATTTCTATGCAGAAAGGTGATGCAGAAAATTTACCTTTCGAGGACAATAGATTCGATGCTGTTTCCGTTGCATTTGGAGTGAGAAATTTTGAAAACCTTACCAAAGGTTTGGCAGAGCTGAGAAGAGTAGTGAAAGAAAACAAGAGCGTGTATATTCTGGAGTTTTCAAAAGTGGAAGGTTTTTTAGGACCGTTTTATATGTTTTATTTTAAAAATATATTACCGGCAATCGGCAGATTGGTTTCTAAAGATAACAGGGCGTATACTTATTTACCAGATTCTGTAAATGCTTTTCCATTCGGAGAAAAAATGAGACAAATCCTGCTAGATACAGGATTTAAAAAAGTAGAATATAAAAAATTAAGTTTAGGTATAGCCACAATTTATAAAGCAACAAAATAA